Sequence from the Fragaria vesca subsp. vesca linkage group LG4, FraVesHawaii_1.0, whole genome shotgun sequence genome:
CCAACTATCTCCCACAGATTTGATCTTAATGCCTTATAGAATGGCTGATGCGTTTGGCTTTGCCTATTTAGTCATTTGCATTGTGATTTTTCGGTTCGCGGTTTGGAATTGTTAGTGATTAGTACTGTTGTGCTTAGATTTGATGTGATTTGCTAGTCTAGTTGGTTTGAATGGGAGAAAAAATTGAAGAGTACTGAGCCATTTATAATAAATTTAAGTACATAGAATGAGAATAGCTAAAAGAGAATTAGGAGAAAATATATGGACTGCATATATGGTGCTTGCCTTAGTTTCCTGTTGTTTATTTCCACCCCCAGCAGCACTGTCATCCTCATACGACAAGAAAGACTAATCTGTTTTGACCATCAATGTTTGAAATGCTTCACTAGATATACCTAAAAGCAATAGCCAGGTTTCCTTCCTTTCTAAATTAAGAGAATCAAATCATCGTAAATATGCAGCAGATATAAATGTAACAAGCTAGCTAGGAAATACATTATATTTTTGATGAATTGTAGAATTTCTCAGAATGTGCCTATCGAAAGTATAAGTCAATTTGTTATAACTTTCCAGGCCTCCATACTCTGATGGTTCTTCAGCTAGATCTTTAACCAAATTGCCATATTCTTTCAAGGAAACCAAGCTCCAAGTATAGCTCAAGATGGTAGCACGGTATTTTATACGATTCACAGAAAAACAATTGAGATCCACAAAGACTGTATCCATATTCGTATCGAAAAATATGCCATGCTCCCATTCGTGGCAAGAACCATGAATACTAAAATGTTTGCTGTTTATGATGTAATCTCGCGTCCACTCTTTTTTATCATAATCTTTCAACACCCATATCTCAATATCCGCCGTCCCAGCTTCTGATGATGGAGCACACACCAGGGCCAGAGATCCTCTTAGAGTAAGCAACTGTAACTTTGTCCACTCGACGCGTACGTTCGAGCTTTCTAACAAGGGATGAGGAGTCCAATAGAACTCTTCTCTCTTGAAGTCGAAAGAAATTATGTGGTATGTTTCTTCACTAATTCCCTTCTTCTCTCTAATTAACCAAATTAACCAATGCATGTCTCCATTGGCACATGCGTTCTTCGCATTAATGTTAGAATTCAAGTCATCAGGGGGAACCGAAGGTATCTCTCGCCATGAGCTCTCGCCTAATACAAGAACTTGGGTAACAAGACGGCTCTCTGTATCATTAGTAACTCTGGAAACACGAACAATCTTGTGTGCGTTTGTTAGACTATCAAATCCCATACCATACCAGTCCTTTCTTACATTGGAATACTTATTCAATGTTGGAAGTCTTAGAACCTCTCCTCCCCTAAGAGGATTGACTAAGAAGCAAGGGCTTCCACCACCATCATATCTGCATTTTCTCAGGAAAAACAAGTTGCAGAAGACAAAATCGTTTTGGTAATACGACCACTCGCGGTTGTCTATTAATTCCATGTCGGCCTTCTGTCAAGTCCCTGCAGCCATCGTATTTCATAGATCGCAGTGATGCTAAAAGTTGAATCGTCCCTGCAGGGCAACGATAGTATCCTCCATGATCATCGAAAAGCATAAGTTGCGGCACTTGTAGATGCACGTTGTGACTTAGTGCTCTAGCAAAAGAGGGGTCATCAGCCATGTTTAACAAGGCCTTAGACACGCTTCGGATGAGGAAAAGTGATTCCGCCGGCAATCTTGAGAGGATGTTTAGGAGGATATCGAAAGGCAATTCTAATAGATCCATCACTACTCTCAGCTCTGCATTATTGTTGCCGCTCTTCATTCTCTGTGCCCTCTCCATCTCCAAGTTAGTTTCCATATATAATATAGGGATCAGCATATGAAACCTAGCCTAGCTAGAGAAATTAAGCAAGTTATTCCTATAATCCTATTCCTATTGGGACTCGATTACGTACCCCACTAGACCAGGATATGCTCCGTCTTTCTTTTTTTTAAGGTTCGGCCCCCTAACCCGCAAGGCCCATTAATTTTTGTTTTTGGTTTCTCTTCAGGCTCACACAGCCATCTTTCCAGATGAATACAAGATTGACCAAGTTGATGACAAGGCTTTAGGTGAGCAAAACGTCACTAGGTTGTCTTGTATTTTGAGGAAAATTCATGTATACCCTGAAAAATTTATGTTCAAATTAAGTTATCAGGTCCTGATGGTGAGTTGAGGCTTTACTTGGAGGGACTTGCAGATGCTGATGATGTTACTACTTAAGTTAAAGAGAATCCATTTGGAAAGCCAGGAATAACAACTACTCACTCTGATTGGGAATTCTATTCGAAGATCATTGAAGCTATGAAGCAGAGACATTAGAATAAGATTATCAGCAACCTGCAATAACAACTAGTCTTTGTGAACTGGATTTCCAAGTTTTTTGCAAAATTCTGAAAGTGAGAAAATAGTGATATGATCATGGGTATCTTGTACTTTTTTTCTTTGGGAGCAGCATTAGGAGCAGCATTTTTTCTTTGGGCTACCAAAGATTCAAATATAGAAATCTATGACTATTCAAGTACTCGTGCAATCTCAATGCTTCAAATGAGTCAAGTTATGTCCAATGCTATACATTCCAATAGTACTATACACTCCAAAGCCTAACATAAGAACAGATAAGCTTTATAGCTGAACAACTTAATCACAAACAAACAGAAAAAGCAAGAAAATGGGATGCATCAGTAGGTACAAAAATGCAGTGGCAAGCTCAAGATCTTGATCAAAACAACAATCGAGGTAGTGAGTTGCCTCCTTTTAGTAGCGAAATAAAGATGCGAAACAACAAATGATACATTTGAAACTACTCAGATGACCATTTGAAATTATTTCCTTGGGCGACAATCAATGACTATGTTTCTACAACTCTAAGTTGCAACATCTACTAGTATAATGAGAAAAGTTACCTAATAGCTACTGCACAGTTAGCTGACAGCTACTAGAAAGTTACTTAATAGCTACAGGATAGTTACCTCATAGCTACCAGAAAGTTACCTAATAGCTACAGGATAGTTACTAGATAGTTACATAATCTATGGTGACCCTTACATTAGTTGTCCCTCCAATCTAATTCTTCTGACCCAAATAATAATAGTCTAACGCAGGAGTGGTTCACGTGCTACACCATTTGACTAGTGGTAATATACATGCTGCATGGGAAGTTCAATGCCAAATTTTTGTTCCATACTGTTGATTTTTGATGCAGAGCAATGAAAATCTGTGTCTTTCTTAGGTTTCTCATGAGGTTCAGTGTTTAGACGTCGTACACGTTACTCTTGTAGGCAACTATGAAAATTGAAGTGCGTACACAGTTGGAGATCTCAAAACAACAACTCTCTTTGCTGTTTGCTCATATATAGTGCAACATACAATCTGGTTGAAGATCATTTTGGATGTATGATCTTAATGAAGATTACCAAAAAAAAGGAGCAAGAGATGTTAGCTAGATTGAGCTTGATTTTAGTTCTTTTTGGTGACTATTTAGAAGTTTGCATGTATGTGCTCAAAATGTAAAACCATCTGCTGCATCTGTGCACATATATATTGAACGCATCTCAACCAAAGTATGAAAATTTATTAATTGAAAAGCTCACTAATATAATATCGGTAGTAATCTTCAAGTACATCCATCACTCTCTCTTTTCCCGCAAGCTATTCATGAAATAATATCCTTAAAATGTCGATGGATTGGTTCTCATTTTAAGGGAGTAACACAATCATCAAAACTAACAGCGGAATATTTTAGTCTCAATCCAAGATCACACAACATTTTGGGAAAAATGATTTCTCTGCCGGGAGCTTTTACTTTTTCTGTCATATAATTGGGGATGATTTTCTGCAAATGCCGAAACGTCAAATACAATATCACCTGTGTGGTTGCTACACTGAAGCGAGGAAGAAGTACGGCAACGTATATAGTAGGGAACTTTGATAGTCTCCGCAACCCACACTTGATATTTGTAGTCCTTCAAAATCCACACTATCATATTCTCGCGTACTATACAGAGACATTTATCCACTTCAATAATCTTTTTGTGTCGTCTTTGGATCAACTTGCATTCAGCAGGTAGTGGTATGATTCTTAACCTCTCATCTCCAATGTCAAGAGCATATATAGCTTCATAACTCGAAGCCAACCAGTGAAGGACTCCATTTATACATACAGTATTATTCCAGAAGTCCGAAGGTGGAGGATGAACGAATGGCAGGTGATGCCAGTCTACCACCATGTTCCTCCATGAACCTTGACCTAGTGTGAAAATCTTAAACCCTACTAGACCTGCAATATTTTGGGTTGCCACAACCTTATACTCGTTCGTACGAGGACTGAAGCCGAAATAGAAGTCTATATATTGGAAAGTAGGATATGGAACAACAACAGACTCTCGGGTGAAGGGGTTAAAAATATAAACGGAATTGTAAATGGAGTGCCCTAATACCAAGCCGTTAGCTATCTCATTTTGTGTAGCAAACAGGGAGGTGTCACAAGGTCAGTGACATGTGATGCAGTATTTCCTTCTTGGCTGGCTTTGACGAGGAGAAGGTACTACTTCAGGGTAGCATCGGACCCGGACCCGGAGCGAGCTTTTAAAAGGAGATGTCCAGTGTTATGGGGGTGGAAGTTTCGATGGATCCTCCAAAAGACATGGTCGGTAGTGAGGAGAGCTTTCCATGATTTGCTAACGCACCGAAAGTGCATCAAGATGCTCGCGGTAGCCTTGGGAGTATTTCGAAGCATATGATTTCACTCGGCAGGTTGCAATTATCGTCAGTTTTTTCCATGTACTCGGGGAGAAACGAAACAGCAAGCTAGGGTTTTTTTTCTTTGATCTATGATAGACATGTTTTTATATACAAAGCTAAACTACGTAACCAAATTCTAATAGGATAAGGAAAACCCATGAATCCGTCATCCAATAAGGGAAAGCAATAAAACGACGGATCGCCCTTCACGTATCCACCGGCCACCGCCTTTATGTTGATTAGGAAATCTTTGCTGCTCCATATTAGTTCAAGTCAGTGTAGATATTAGTCGCCCCTCGATAGCGCAAATAAAGCAACATCCACACTCCCCTAATTCATATGGACCATTTACATTCCATGGAAACAAGATAACAACATTGTTAACAATTGAGTTACACAGATGACAGATGTACAGAAGGAGAAATGAAATGGCAAGAAAGTGAAATCAAACTCCCATTCCCAACTGTGTCATGCTGCACCAAGAGCAGGTTTGAGTCTTTGATATGATATAATTTGCTTGAGATCAGATGACCCAGAACCAAGATACAATTGAACCAGCAGCCAAACCCACAACCAAGAATAACACAATCAAAATCCCTGCAGTCTCGGCATGCTGTAATGGGACAACTTTGGGAGCCAAAATCATCAACACGCTCGTCAAGTAGCCATTAGTAAGTCCCAAAAGGCAAGTCAGTATTGTCACTGGAATCTCTGTTCTGAAGAATGCTGGGCCGTGCAAGCACCCATAGAACAAAGGAAAAAATAGCAATCTGGCAATTGTGCCGCCAATTGCAACCTTGGAGTTCTCAAGGAGATATACTGAAGTCAGAACCTTACCAACCAGATCAAACACATTGTAACCAGTAATAAGAATGATCGCGTACCAATCCTTGAGAAGCTCAGAATGTACATCTTCGGTAATATACCCTGGAAATATCGCCAAAGTCACAATGTAGATAAGGAGAATGCCGATTCCGTACCACTTGACACTCCCAACTATCTCCCACAGATTTGACCTCAACGCAGACCCCGTCAGAGGACCTTTCAGCTCTTTCTCCTCATTCACAGCCTGAATCTTCAACTCTGCATAGTACTTCATAACCGGAATCCTCGGTGCCACATTGTAGAAAACAATGCATATCACCATAACCACTATCCCCACAGCAAAGTAAAGATTTGCACTCTTTCTCAGTCCCTCTCCAGTTTGTGGATACACCGCCTTCGTTAGGATCCTCAAAAGGGAAACAAGCACTCCTGTATTTCAAACCATAACATTAATTTCTAAATTTCTAATCAAATTGCAGGATGATTCAGCCATTCAATATGCTTCCTAACAAATAATCATTGTAACAAACTTAAAACACTTCGGGATTTGAATAAAACTAGAAAAAATTATCATCTCATCTTACCTGATCCAGCAGTGCCAGCTACAATCGCCTGCATATACCTCTCAGGCAACTCTCCAGCCGCGCCGATCAGCGAGCCTTGGACCAGAGCATCAGCTAGACCCGAGAGCGCAACCGCCGCAACCGTGACGTAGAACCCGTCGTACAACCCGACCCGGCCCTGGATGTAAACCAAGTCCATCACAGGCACGATGAGCAGCGACACGACAAAGAGGCCGAGGCCGAGGTTGATCCGGAGGTGGGCGTCGGTCTTCTGGGCGTAGAAGACGATGATGACAAGCACGACGAGGCCGACGACCATGTAGGCGACGGAGAAGATGCGGTCGACGCTGGCGTCAGGGTAGAGGTAGGTGAAGTAATCGACGGCGGTGATGAAAGCGTTCCATGGGAGGAGGTAGCCGAGGCCCAGAGTGAAGTAGATGATGTAGGTCAGGTTGAATGGGTCGTTTGGGACTTTATTGGCTGCGGCGGCGCCGTCGGCTGTGGTGGGGAGGAGGAGGCTGGATTCGGAGTTTTCTTCGGCGGGTTTGGCGGCCAAACCCATCGGGAATCGGGTCGAGTTTCTCAATGGGTTTCTGGGTTTGGAGTGATAAAGGCTCAAAGCTTGAAGGTTTGGTTTGCTTTCTGTTGAGATTTTCACGAGGATATTCTGGTGATGGAAGTCTAGTCTGGTAGGAGTGCGCAAAGCGGTGTCGTTTTGTGGCAGTTGGGCACTTGGGCTAATAATTGAGTCTCTGGAGTGAAGGAGTGGCCAACCTATAGAGTAAAAACATGTGCGTTTTGAAGTTTGAGTGTCAAGGGATTGGCCAGAGGGGTTTCCGATCTTCTTCTCACGGCTGTTCTTGCGGAATAAACGACTCAAATGCTACAATTACTGATTGATTTTACTGTTTTTACTAAAGACGGTGAGTTTTGATAAGTTATGTTGTCACATTAACACATCGATACATTATTTGGATTGATTTTATGCATTTATGCAATGAGAATGTAATTTCAATTTAAATTTGGTTTAGTCGTTACATGGAATTTATCTACACTGACATATTGCTGTAGTTGGATGAGCTACCAATTTAGGACAAGAGGTTCCTAGGAAACCATAGTCCAGCAGACATTTTCTTGTTTTGAAGCTAAACTGTTGGATTTATGTCTTTGTGAAAAACCCTGTTTTTGGTATTCAGTTGGACCATTTTGATTCATGACAGCCCAAATACTTGCTCTAGTTTTGAAATGATTAGGCACCTTTCCTCATTTGCCATGACCAACGTTTGAGAAGGCATCATCTTTGGCCTTTTGGTAGGGTAATCAAGAGTCAAATCAGATATGGAAGCAGCCAACAAAATCCAGTTTTACAGGATATAGTATTTTGGAAATGCGATTTCTACGAAGTGTTTTTACATTATAGATTGCTTTAGGGTGAAAAATTATATCATTGTCAATGATAGAGATGAAAGTGATCATATAGCGGCATCAAGGGCCATGATCCAAACTCCAAGTCGATACTAAAGTCAAGAGTCTTTGCCTTGGATGCAGCATATTTGTCTCAAATGATCAAAAGATGTTTACCTCTAGATATGATTGCAAGGTTAAGTTTCTTGGATTCTTACAATTTGAAATGAATTTTTACTGCCATGAGATATAAGCAGCAGGAGTAATATACCAGCATTTTATCTTATTTCATTATTTGTATGTCTCTTCCTTTAACTTCACAATCTCTTTGAGATTTCAAGACTTGGCATTACCTGTTTTAAAATTCAATAAAATGTTC
This genomic interval carries:
- the LOC101305753 gene encoding putative F-box protein At4g09190-like, translating into MERAQRMKSGNNNAELRVVMDLLELPFDILLNILSRLPAESLFLIRSVSKALLNMADDPSFARALSHNVHLQVPQLMLFDDHGGYYRCPAGTIQLLASLRSMKYDGCRDLTEGRHGINRQPYDGGGSPCFLVNPLRGGEVLRLPTLNKYSNVRKDWYGMGFDSLTNAHKIVRVSRVTNDTESRLVTQVLVLGESSWREIPSVPPDDLNSNINAKNACANGDMHWLIWLIREKKGISEETYHIISFDFKREEFYWTPHPLLESSNVRVEWTKLQLLTLRGSLALVCAPSSEAGTADIEIWVLKDYDKKEWTRDYIINSKHFSIHGSCHEWEHGIFFDTNMDTVFVDLNCFSVNRIKYRATILSYTWSLVSLKEYGNLVKDLAEEPSEYGGLESYNKLTYTFDRHILRNSTIHQKYNNRDSSEWQLDKRVDDFAPKVVQLQHAETAGIVDCIISKTRTCSWSSITQLGLGV
- the LOC101310020 gene encoding equilibrative nucleotide transporter 1-like; protein product: MGLAAKPAEENSESSLLLPTTADGAAAANKVPNDPFNLTYIIYFTLGLGYLLPWNAFITAVDYFTYLYPDASVDRIFSVAYMVVGLVVLVIIVFYAQKTDAHLRINLGLGLFVVSLLIVPVMDLVYIQGRVGLYDGFYVTVAAVALSGLADALVQGSLIGAAGELPERYMQAIVAGTAGSGVLVSLLRILTKAVYPQTGEGLRKSANLYFAVGIVVMVICIVFYNVAPRIPVMKYYAELKIQAVNEEKELKGPLTGSALRSNLWEIVGSVKWYGIGILLIYIVTLAIFPGYITEDVHSELLKDWYAIILITGYNVFDLVGKVLTSVYLLENSKVAIGGTIARLLFFPLFYGCLHGPAFFRTEIPVTILTCLLGLTNGYLTSVLMILAPKVVPLQHAETAGILIVLFLVVGLAAGSIVSWFWVI